The Felis catus isolate Fca126 chromosome X, F.catus_Fca126_mat1.0, whole genome shotgun sequence genome includes a region encoding these proteins:
- the LOC123383504 gene encoding probable ribonuclease ZC3H12B gives MGMTATAAVGTSKMEKSSSKEEKQQSKQDRMEQSNADSEEWMNSENEPEQMSLKNSNNDNSYGSGDAQLKKKDIPAKPHRQLFRSPCLDHPSFSQSSILQDRKLDLEKEYQAKMDFALKLGYAEAQIQSVLNKLGPESLINDVLAELVRLGNKGDSEGQASLSLLAPRGPSSREIASPELSLEDEIDNSENLRPVVIDGSNVAMR, from the coding sequence ATGGGGATGACGGCCACAGCTGCAGTGGGGACATCAAAAATGGAGAAGAGTTCCTCCAAGGAAGAGAAACAACAATCTAAGCAGGACAGGATGGAGCAGAGCAATGCTGATTCTGAAGAGTGGATGAACTCTGAGAATGAACCTGAACAGATGAGCCTTAAGAACAGTAACAATGACAATAGCTACGGATCTGGGGATGCTCAgttgaaaaaaaaggatattccCGCCAAGCCACACCGTCAGCTCTTTAGATCACCCTGCTTAGATCATCCAAGCTTCTCCCAGAGCAGCATTCTACAGGATAGGAAGCTTGACTTGGAAAAAGAATACCAAGCCAAGATGGATTTTGCTCTAAAGCTGGGCTATGCAGAGGCACAGATTCAATCAGTATTGAACAAGCTGGGCCCAGAATCACTTATTAATGATGTATTGGCAGAGCTCGTCAGGCTTGGGAACAAAGGCGATTCAGAAGGGCAGGCCAGTTTGAGTTTGTTAGCACCTAGGGGTCCCAGCTCTAGAGAGATTGCAAGCCCTGAACTGTCTCTTGAAGATGAAATAGACAACAGTGAAAATTTGAGGCCAGTTGTCATAGATGGAAGTAATGTGGCAATGAGGTAA